The Novosphingobium sp. G106 DNA segment GGTAAGGCGACCTACTATCCCCTCGACGTGAGCGGTATTCATGAATGGCGCCCTGAAGATTGATCCAAGTTAACGATCATGCCCGAAAAAGAAGGTCCCCGCTTCAGCGGAGGCAAAGTGCAGGGCCTCAATCGCATCGCACGCGGTTAAGGTGACTGGACCGTAACACACGGGTTTGCCGGGCAATCGTTGGGAATGCGCAATCCGAAATAGATGTGGCCATGCGTCTAGGCTCCGGATCGGTATTCGGCGTCCCGCCACGACTCCGCATGGAAGGAACCGACTCCGCGTAGTGCAGTTAGACAGGGGTAAGCCGAACAATGGAGCGGCGACAAGGCTTACGCTAATCTAACAGCGCGCGAGGATTGAACCCAATGGCAGCCGAAAGCGCTTCAGAATGTCTGGCTCGTGCGGGAGCAGAGCGAGCCCTTGCCGAAGCTGCAACCCTTCAAAGGGTGCGTGAACAGCACTTGCGATCTGCCGAGAGGTGGGACGACCTGGCCTCGGAGTTTAGGGTTCGAGCTGAGGCCCAAGCGCTGATTAGGGAAGGAGATGCGGAGCGGAGAAGTGTGGTGGCAGCCGAACGGGGCAAAAAGGGGGCAGTCAACGCATGGTAACAATGACGGCGGAAGAGCGTTCTGAAGCTGCTCGCAGGGTGCCGAAGAACGATGGCGCAAGGACTGCTAGTCCAACTTTGCCGTTCTGCTGCCGCATCAATCAGCCAGCAACGCTGCCTCTCTACGATCTCACTTAAGCGGCGGATTGAAATAAGGCGTCAGCCACATGGTCGCTGCTCACCGGTCGACGCTTCATGTCCACGTATCGCTCTAGGTTGTGTGGACTCTTAGGATTCCCATTTTTGGCAAAGTCTGATTCAAGGCTGTCTTTTGGAGGCGGCTTTGGGTGTGATGGACCGATTGGTGTTGAGCGATGCGGCGTGGGAGCGGATGGCTCCTTTGATCATCGGACGCCCTGATCAGAAGGGCTCGACCGGCCGGGACAACCGCATGTTCGTCGAGGCAGTTCTCTGGATCGTGCGGACGGGTTCGCCCTGGCGCGACCTTCCTGAGGTGTTCGGAGACTGGAACAGCGTGTTCCGGCGCTTCAGCCGATGGAGCGCGAAGGGTGTCTGGTGGCGGATATTCGAGGCGATGTCCGATGATCCGGACTTCGAGTATCTGATCGTAGATTCCACCGTGGTTCGCGCTCACCAACATGCAGCGGGGGCCAAAAAGGGGTCTGAAGATCAAGCCATCGGCCGTTCCCGCGGCGGCTTGAGCACCAAGATCCACCTTGCGGTTCGCGGTCTGGGCTGCCCAGTACGGTTTTGCTCTTACCGCCGGTCAT contains these protein-coding regions:
- a CDS encoding IS5 family transposase (programmed frameshift); this encodes MGVMDRLVLSDAAWERMAPLIIGRPDQKGSTGRDNRMFVEAVLWIVRTGSPWRDLPEVFGDWNSVFRRFSRWSAKGVWWRIFEAMSDDPDFEYLIVDSTVVRAHQHAAGAKKGSEDQAIGRSRGGLSTKIHLAVRGLGCPVRFALTAGHRGDVPQAAPLIGGLPAKVVMADTAYDADHFRQAIAAKGAVAVIPSNPSRARKHPLDKHLYAQRHLVECCFSKLKQFRRVATRFEKTARNYRAVVTLAAIVLWLR